AGGACCCATTGCATGCATAAGCAGGTAATTGGTTGGGTCATACTGCTGTCCAATCATCTGAGATACACGTGCGGAATCCGGTACTGCAGATACGCCGGCATTTCCGATAAGAGGGTTAAGCTTGTTGCCTTCTTTTAAGAATAAGTTGATAATCTTGCAGAACATAACGCCGCCGAATGTTGCAAAAATGAATGACATTGCGCCTAGTCCGAAAATCATAACTGACTTCATCTGCAAGAACTTATCTGCCTGTGTAGAGCAACCTACGGTCAGACCTATAAGGATAACAACTATATCATTAAGAGGACCTCTTGCTGTCTCCGCAAGTCTTCTTGTAACGCCGCTCTCTTTAAGTAAGTTTCCAAAGAACAACATTCCCAGCAATGGAATACCTGACGGAACCAAAAATGCGGTCAGCAAAAATCCTATGATAGGGAACATAATCTTCTCCTGCTGCTGAACAGGTCTTGGAGGTCTCATTCTTATTAATCTCTCTTTGTTAGTTGTAAGCGCCTTCATGATAGGTGGCTGGATAACAGGCACCAAAGCCATGTAAGAATATGCGGATACAGAAATTGCACCAACCAAATCAGGAGCTAATTTACCTGACAGGAATATTGCGGTAGGGCCATCAGCACCTCCGATAATTCCAATAGCGCCGGCCTCTGCGGGAGTAAATCCAAGAAGCAATGCTCCAATGTATGCTGCAAAAATTCCAAGCTGAGCCGCAGCTCCAACCAACAACAATTTAGGATTGGAAATAAGCGCGGAGAAATCTGTCATTGCGCCGATTCCCAAAAATATCAACGGAGGATAGAAACCTTTCTTAACACCTAGATATAAGATGTTTAGCACGGAGCCGTCCTCATATATACCAACTTGCATTCCGGGGAACAAAGGGATATTTCCCACAATCATTCCAAATCCGATAGGGATTAGAAGCAGAGGTTCCCAGTTCTTTTTAATTGCCAGATAGATAAAAAGCAATCCGACCACTATCATAATCAGGTGCCCCCATGTGCAGTTGGCAAAACCTGTATACTGGACGAACAGTTTTAAATTGGCAACGATGTTTGATTCTAAAATCATAATCTTCTATTTATTAGCCGATTACTGCTATTACATCACCCTCAAGCACAGAATCGCTCTTGTTAACTTTCAATTCTTTAATTGTTCCGTCGCAAGTAGCCTCAATTACATTCTCCATCTTCATGGCCTCAAGAACAACAATCTTTTGTCCTTTCTTAACAGCCTGTCCCTCTTTAACTGCAACTTCCAGAATTACACCCGGAAGCGGAGTTGTAACCTTTGTTCCGCCGGCTGCGCTTTCTACTGCCGGCTTATCTATAACAACACCTGATTTTCCGGGAGTTGTCTTGCGCGCAAATTTGACGGGAGCGGCAGCCTTCTTAATAGGCTTGTCAAACTCAACTTTAAAAGGAGTCCCGTTAACTTCCACATTAGCAGCATTCTCATCAGTTTCATCTACTGAAACTGCATAATCATTGCCGTTAATTTTTAATTTATATTCTTTCATAAAATTCTTTTTTATCTCATTAATTATTATCCCGACAGTTAACTTCTCCTTACTGTGGGTGTTTGTTTTAACAGGTAAACTTTTTCTCCCCATGGAGAATATCTTCTTGATTCATTCTGAATTGTAACAATATTGCTCTCTTCATCATGAATTTCAGACTCTTGCATGTACAAGTGACAGGCCATTGCAATTGCTGCAAAAACCTCTGCGCTAGGTACATCTGTTTCATCAATTTTTTTACCTTTTTCCGGTGCTGCAATACCTTTAGCAGCCGCCTCTTTTTTCTTGGCATTTTTGATAGAGTTCTTTCCTACCTGCTTAAAGCTCAAGTAAAGAACTATAAGTCCAAGGAATACGACTGACATTGCAGTAACTGAAAGTATCCATCCGTCAGGGTCCATTTTCCACATTTTCTGAGATTTGGATACAACAGGATCTGTTGAATTAGTTGTCCCCGGAGTAGGGTATTTAAGAATCTCTAAACCTCCGTTGGAAGGTATTTTTTTATCTACTGATGTTTTTCTGATAGAAGCCTGATTCCATGCATAAGGCATGTGCAATCCTTCACCGTCATGAATTCTTCCATAGGATTTGCCTGCCGGTAACTGCGGAATAGTAATTACATCAACAAGTTGCTTCCTGTCGGGAGCATAGATATATAACTTCTTTACATTATCAAGGGTAAAATTCATGTGGAAAGGGCCTTTGGTTGTGTCTCCATCTGCATACAACATAAAGAATTGTCTGTATGGTATTTGTGTAGAGACATTGCCCTTTGGAATCATGAAAATGTGAGCCGGTTTGGGTCCGTTTTCTTTAATTTCCTGGTCAGTAATAAAGAAACCCGCGACGTCAACCAAGCCGTAAGCAGAATTATATAATTCTACCCATCCGCTGTTATCTCCACCAACATTTGTTGTATCCACTTTGTTTGATGTAAGTACTTCATTGATTCTTATATCAATAGCACTTTGAGCAAACAAATATGGCGAGATTAACAGAGCGCCGGCTAATATTATGAATTTGAAATAACTCTTCATTATTCTAGAAATTATAGAGGAAGGTTATCGTGCTTCTTAGCCGGATTAGTAACTCTCTTTGTAGCAAGCTGCTGCAAAGCTCTGATGATTCTGAATCTTGTATTGCGAGGCTCAATTACATCATCAATATAGCCGTATTTAGCTGCATTGTAAGGGTTTGCAAAAGCGTCTCTGTATTCTTTCTCCTTTTGTGCTGCAAATGCTTTTGGATCTTTTTCCTCTTTAAGCTCTTTGCCGTACAGAATTTCAATTGCTCCGCTAGGACCCATAACTGCAATCTCAGCAGAAGGCCATGCATAGTTGATATCGCCTCTCAGATGTTTGCTGCTCATGACGCAATATGCTCCGCCATAGGCTTTTCTAAGAACGATAGTAATTTTTGGAACAGTTGCTTCTCCATAAGCGTAAAGAAGTTTTGCGCCGTGAAGAATAATTCCGTTGTACTCTTGCTGAGTGCCTGGAAGGAATCCCGGAACATCTTCCAAAGTAACCAATGGAATATTGAACGCATCGCAGAAGCGGACAAATCTTGCTGCCTTTCTACTTGAATTTGAGTCCAATACGCCGGCAAGAACTGCAGGCTGATTGGCAACAATTCCAACTGCTACTCCGTCAAATCTTGCAAAACCTGTGATTATATTTCTTGCATAATCCTTATGAACCTCCAAGAATTTTCTGTCATCAACTATGGACGCAATGACTGCATACATATCATATGGCTTGTTTGGATTATCAGGAATTATCTCATTTAGAACATCGTCTTTTCTGTCTATTGGGTCATCTGTCGGGACCTCAGGAGTTGTCTCCAAATTATTCTGAGGCAAATATGAAAGCAGTTCTCTTATTGTCTCAATTCCCTCATCTTCAGTCTCTACTGCAAATTGAGCAACACCGCTCTTGCTTGCGTGAACACTTGAGCCTCCAAGCTGCTCTTGTGTAACATCCTCACCTAGAACTGATTTAACAACTTTAGGTCCTGTCAGAAACATATAGCTTCCCTTGACCATTACGTTGAAGTCTGTTAGTGCAGGAGAGTAAACCGCGCCGCCTGCGCACGGGCCAAAAATAGCTGATATCTGCGGAACTACACCGCTTGCAAGAATATTTCTCTGGAAAATTTCTGTGTATCCTGCAAGAGCGTTGACACCCTCTTGAATACGTGCTCCGCCTGAGTCATTAATGCCAATGACAGGGGCTCCGACTTTCATAGCCATGTCCATTACCTTGCAAATCTTCTGTGCAAAAGTTTCTGACAGTGAACCTCCAAAAACTGTAAAGTCCTGTGCAAAAACGTATACCAGACGTCCGCTGATTGTACCGTAACCTGTTACCACACCATCACCAAGAAATGTGCTTTTCTCCATTCCAAAGTTTGTGCAGCGGTGAGTGACAAACATGTCAAACTCTTCAAAGCTGCCCTCGTCAAGGAGCATGTTAATTCTTTCACGTGCAGTGTACTTACCTTTTTTGTGCTGAGAATCAATCCTTGCTTGACCTCCGCCCAAGCGCGCTTTCTCTCTGAGAGCGATAAGCGCCTTTACTTCTTCTAGCTGCTGACTCATATATCTTTTATTTATTATTTTTTATTTGGTTTCTCGCAAATTTCTGTAAGGACTCCAAGAGTAGATTTTGGATGAAGAAAAGCAATGTTAAGTCCTTCAGCACCTGGTCTTGGGGTTTGATCTATTAATCTGACTCCTTTAGCCTTAAGCTCATCAAGACATGTTTGAACACTTGGAGTTGCAAATGCAATATGATGAATTCCTTCTCCTCTCTTCTCAATAAATTTAGCAATAGTGCCTTCTGGATCAGTGCTTTCCAAAAGCTCTAGTTTTGTTTGTCCGATTTTAAAAAATGCTGTTTTAACTTTTTGGTCTTTAACCTCTTCCACAGAGTAGCATTTAAGACCGAGCATTTTCTCATAGTAGGGAATGGCCTCATCAAGAGATTTGACCGCTATGCCCAAATGTTCAATATGTGTTAATTCCATAATAAGATCTTTGTTTATTGTTATAAAAATTCAGGTTTGTTCAAAAAATAATTACTCATTTTAATGAAAGGCAAATTTAAGAAATATTATACCTTTGTCAAACTTTGAAAGGGATAGATTTTACTTTAAGTTGTTAACATTAAATCAACCACATAAAGGGAGAAGATGCCGTTTTATGAACGGTTAATGCCAATAAAGTATGAAATTGAAATTTTATAATTATTATTTGCTGATACTCTGGAGGTTAGTGTTAGCGTATATTCTTTATTCACTTTGCAGGATACTATTCATAGCCTGCAATTACTCTTTAATTGAAGATCCTTCTTTCTCTCAGATAATGAGAATGATGGGTGGCGGATTAAGATTTGATACTACAGCCATACTTTACACGAACATTCTCTATATTTTCCTGGCTCTGCTGCCAATTCCTTATGTCAAAAGGCCAAAGTTCCAGAGTATTCTTAAATGGCTGTATGTAACCGTAAACTTCCTGGCGGTTGCTGTTAATCTTGCTGATACGGCTTACTTCAGATTCTCTTTCCGCCGCACCTCAATGACATTTTTCTCCGAGTTTACGGGCGGGGTGAAAATTGGGAAAATACTGGCGGAAAGTGTTGGAATGTATTGGTACCTGTTTCTTTTGGGCTTAATTTTCCTTGGCGTATTAATATGGTTGTCCGGAACTTATGGAAAAGAATGCAGACCGCTTTATAGCTCAACAATAGGCCGTGAAGTTAAATACTATAATGCAACAGATTATGGTCCAAAGTTTTATATCAAGCAGGTTATAGCTCTTATTATTACATTACCCATTTTCATTATTGGAGTCCGCGGCGGTGCAACAAGAACTACAAGGCCTATAACGCTCAGCAATGCAGGGCAATATGTAGAACGTTCTACTCAAACCGCGGCTGTTCTAAATACGCCGTTTTGCCTTATCAGAACTATAGGGAAGGGGAAATATACCAGACAAAATTTTTATAAAGATTACGCAGAGGCGGGAAAATACTACGCTCCGCTTCATTCATATACTATCGGGAGCCCGATAAATACTGATGCTCTTAATATTACGGCTGCTACTCCATCCAAAATGAATGTTATGGTTATTATTCTGGAGAGTTTTGGAGCGGAGAATATGGACTTTCTGAATCCAACTCTGGATAAGCCGTTTACGCCATTTTTGGATTCTTTGAGCAGAGAGGGAATTCTGTGCACCAACGCATTTGCCAACGGCAGAAAATCCATTGATGCCGTTCCTTCCGTACTCGCCTCTATTCCAAGCCTTTTGACTCCATTTATCGTTACCCCATATTCTAATGACAGAATCCACGGACTTCCATATATACTTGATTCTCTTGGATATTATACTGCATTTTTTCATGGTGCTCCTGATAACTCTATGGGAATTAAGGCGGTAACTCATTTGTGCGGAGTGCAGAATTATTATGGAAAGACGGAGTTCAATGATGATTCTCAATTTGACGGGGCTTGGGGAATTTGGGATGAGCCTTTCCTTCAGTTCGTCGGAAGAACAATGAGCACGTTTAAGGAGCCGTTTTTTACAGGTGTATTTACCGTCTCTTCTCATCATCCGTTTAAGGTTCCTGCAAAATATGAAAAGATTTTGCCTGCAGGCAAGACACCGTTGTTAAAGCCTGTGGCTTATACAGATATGGCGTTGCGTAAATTCTTTGCGTATGCGTCAAAGCAGCCTTGGTTTAAGAGAACAATTTTTGTTTTATCGGCGGACCACGGTACGTTTTGGAAGAATGCTCCGCAGTTTGCAAATCCAATTGGGAATACCAGAATACCTATCATATATTACGCGCCGGGGTATATTAAACCTCAACGCTACACAGCTATTACTCAGCAGATTGATGTGATGCCTACAATTCTGGAGATGATAGGGTACAAGGGGGAGTTTTTTGGTTTTGGCAACAGTATAATTAGCGAGCGTCAAAGGACAAGGTTTGCTATTAATTTCACGACAGATGAATTTCAAATGGTTAGGGGTGAGGGAGATACGTTGCTTGTGCGCAATGATAAGGGGCTTACTGCCGTATATATTTTATCTAAGGATCCAACATTGCAGCATAATTTGCTTG
The window above is part of the Bacteroidales bacterium genome. Proteins encoded here:
- a CDS encoding sodium ion-translocating decarboxylase subunit beta yields the protein MILESNIVANLKLFVQYTGFANCTWGHLIMIVVGLLFIYLAIKKNWEPLLLIPIGFGMIVGNIPLFPGMQVGIYEDGSVLNILYLGVKKGFYPPLIFLGIGAMTDFSALISNPKLLLVGAAAQLGIFAAYIGALLLGFTPAEAGAIGIIGGADGPTAIFLSGKLAPDLVGAISVSAYSYMALVPVIQPPIMKALTTNKERLIRMRPPRPVQQQEKIMFPIIGFLLTAFLVPSGIPLLGMLFFGNLLKESGVTRRLAETARGPLNDIVVILIGLTVGCSTQADKFLQMKSVMIFGLGAMSFIFATFGGVMFCKIINLFLKEGNKLNPLIGNAGVSAVPDSARVSQMIGQQYDPTNYLLMHAMGPNVAGVIGSAVAAGILLSFLG
- a CDS encoding biotin/lipoyl-binding protein; the encoded protein is MKEYKLKINGNDYAVSVDETDENAANVEVNGTPFKVEFDKPIKKAAAPVKFARKTTPGKSGVVIDKPAVESAAGGTKVTTPLPGVILEVAVKEGQAVKKGQKIVVLEAMKMENVIEATCDGTIKELKVNKSDSVLEGDVIAVIG
- a CDS encoding OadG family protein, coding for MKSYFKFIILAGALLISPYLFAQSAIDIRINEVLTSNKVDTTNVGGDNSGWVELYNSAYGLVDVAGFFITDQEIKENGPKPAHIFMIPKGNVSTQIPYRQFFMLYADGDTTKGPFHMNFTLDNVKKLYIYAPDRKQLVDVITIPQLPAGKSYGRIHDGEGLHMPYAWNQASIRKTSVDKKIPSNGGLEILKYPTPGTTNSTDPVVSKSQKMWKMDPDGWILSVTAMSVVFLGLIVLYLSFKQVGKNSIKNAKKKEAAAKGIAAPEKGKKIDETDVPSAEVFAAIAMACHLYMQESEIHDEESNIVTIQNESRRYSPWGEKVYLLKQTPTVRRS
- a CDS encoding acyl-CoA carboxylase subunit beta; translated protein: MSQQLEEVKALIALREKARLGGGQARIDSQHKKGKYTARERINMLLDEGSFEEFDMFVTHRCTNFGMEKSTFLGDGVVTGYGTISGRLVYVFAQDFTVFGGSLSETFAQKICKVMDMAMKVGAPVIGINDSGGARIQEGVNALAGYTEIFQRNILASGVVPQISAIFGPCAGGAVYSPALTDFNVMVKGSYMFLTGPKVVKSVLGEDVTQEQLGGSSVHASKSGVAQFAVETEDEGIETIRELLSYLPQNNLETTPEVPTDDPIDRKDDVLNEIIPDNPNKPYDMYAVIASIVDDRKFLEVHKDYARNIITGFARFDGVAVGIVANQPAVLAGVLDSNSSRKAARFVRFCDAFNIPLVTLEDVPGFLPGTQQEYNGIILHGAKLLYAYGEATVPKITIVLRKAYGGAYCVMSSKHLRGDINYAWPSAEIAVMGPSGAIEILYGKELKEEKDPKAFAAQKEKEYRDAFANPYNAAKYGYIDDVIEPRNTRFRIIRALQQLATKRVTNPAKKHDNLPL
- the mce gene encoding methylmalonyl-CoA epimerase — its product is MELTHIEHLGIAVKSLDEAIPYYEKMLGLKCYSVEEVKDQKVKTAFFKIGQTKLELLESTDPEGTIAKFIEKRGEGIHHIAFATPSVQTCLDELKAKGVRLIDQTPRPGAEGLNIAFLHPKSTLGVLTEICEKPNKK
- a CDS encoding LTA synthase family protein; the protein is MKLKFYNYYLLILWRLVLAYILYSLCRILFIACNYSLIEDPSFSQIMRMMGGGLRFDTTAILYTNILYIFLALLPIPYVKRPKFQSILKWLYVTVNFLAVAVNLADTAYFRFSFRRTSMTFFSEFTGGVKIGKILAESVGMYWYLFLLGLIFLGVLIWLSGTYGKECRPLYSSTIGREVKYYNATDYGPKFYIKQVIALIITLPIFIIGVRGGATRTTRPITLSNAGQYVERSTQTAAVLNTPFCLIRTIGKGKYTRQNFYKDYAEAGKYYAPLHSYTIGSPINTDALNITAATPSKMNVMVIILESFGAENMDFLNPTLDKPFTPFLDSLSREGILCTNAFANGRKSIDAVPSVLASIPSLLTPFIVTPYSNDRIHGLPYILDSLGYYTAFFHGAPDNSMGIKAVTHLCGVQNYYGKTEFNDDSQFDGAWGIWDEPFLQFVGRTMSTFKEPFFTGVFTVSSHHPFKVPAKYEKILPAGKTPLLKPVAYTDMALRKFFAYASKQPWFKRTIFVLSADHGTFWKNAPQFANPIGNTRIPIIYYAPGYIKPQRYTAITQQIDVMPTILEMIGYKGEFFGFGNSIISERQRTRFAINFTTDEFQMVRGEGDTLLVRNDKGLTAVYILSKDPTLQHNLLAPGSVSEGTKPAAGPHYGHEANPGIRDAACLHRQDEFFKAVIQQYVNRLIDNRVH